Part of the Clostridium sporogenes genome, CATTAGGATTATATTTTTCTCCTGTAATATTAAAATTATCCGTTAAAAATAAACTTTGTATTCTTATTAATTTTTCATGTGCTTGTATTGATTTTAAGTTAATAAGTTCAACATTTGTGATATCAGCAGCATGATCATTTTTCCCAAGATACGGAATAAAGTGACATTTTTTATTTAACAAATAATCTTTTAATTTATTTAGAATTTTTTTATCAACACTATTTTCATCTAATAATATATATATATCCCAGCTTACGTTTTCTAACCATTGTTCTCTATAAACTAATGTACATGGTCTTTTATTAATATCTATATTATAAAATCCTGTATTGTTAGTAAAAGTTTGAAATTTTTTAGTGAAATATCCTGTTTTACTCTTTGGCACTATGCTAATTTTTAAAGTTTTTAACTTATCATAAAATTCAGGATATGTATCAATAGATTTTTGCTGATTATAGCCTTTGAGTCCTATGATTGAACCTAATATACCTAATAAGGCAATCTTATGAATATTATTATAAGTAAAGTAGGCATAACTATTAACATCAGGTTTCTTA contains:
- the cas5b gene encoding type I-B CRISPR-associated protein Cas5b, yielding MEAIKFNLSGPTAFFKKPDVNSYAYFTYNNIHKIALLGILGSIIGLKGYNQQKSIDTYPEFYDKLKTLKISIVPKSKTGYFTKKFQTFTNNTGFYNIDINKRPCTLVYREQWLENVSWDIYILLDENSVDKKILNKLKDYLLNKKCHFIPYLGKNDHAADITNVELINLKSIQAHEKLIRIQSLFLTDNFNITGEKYNPNERLIILKEMLPTELDEFDNSYRFSNLSFTNLIVQPNTGKTLIYQDSLSNLYFF